A genomic region of Staphylococcus roterodami contains the following coding sequences:
- the truB gene encoding tRNA pseudouridine(55) synthase TruB, giving the protein MYNGILPVYKERGLTSHDVVFKLRKILKTKKIGHTGTLDPEVAGVLPVCIGNATRVSDYVMDMGKAYEATVSIGRSTTTEDQTGDTLEVKAIHSAHITNDDVDRLLEDFKGVIEQTPPMYSSVKVNGKKLYEYARNNETVERPKRKVNINDIGRISELDFKGNECHFKIRVVCGKGTYIRTLATDIGVKLGFPAHMSKLTRIESGGFKLQDSLTLEQITVLHEQDSLQNKLFPLEYGLKGLPSIKIKNPHIKKRILNGQKFNKNEFDNKIKDQIVFVDDDSEKVLAIYMAHPTKESEIKPKKVFN; this is encoded by the coding sequence ATGTATAATGGAATTTTACCAGTTTATAAAGAACGAGGATTAACAAGTCATGATGTCGTATTCAAATTACGTAAAATTTTAAAAACTAAAAAGATTGGTCACACAGGTACGCTTGATCCGGAAGTTGCTGGCGTGTTACCAGTATGTATTGGCAATGCTACTAGAGTAAGTGATTATGTGATGGATATGGGCAAGGCATATGAAGCTACTGTTTCAATTGGAAGAAGTACTACTACTGAAGATCAAACTGGTGATACATTAGAAGTGAAAGCTATTCATTCAGCACACATCACAAACGATGATGTTGATCGATTATTAGAAGACTTTAAAGGGGTTATTGAACAAACGCCTCCAATGTATTCGTCCGTAAAAGTTAATGGTAAAAAATTATACGAGTATGCGCGTAACAATGAAACAGTAGAACGCCCTAAACGGAAAGTGAATATTAATGATATTGGAAGAATTTCTGAACTCGACTTCAAAGGAAATGAATGTCATTTTAAAATACGAGTCGTTTGTGGTAAAGGAACATATATAAGAACTTTAGCAACAGATATTGGTGTGAAATTAGGGTTTCCAGCTCATATGTCAAAATTAACACGAATTGAATCAGGTGGCTTTAAATTACAAGATAGCTTAACTTTAGAACAAATAACTGTACTTCATGAGCAGGATTCATTGCAAAATAAATTGTTTCCTTTAGAATATGGATTAAAGGGTTTGCCAAGCATTAAAATTAAAAATCCGCACATAAAGAAACGTATTTTAAATGGGCAGAAATTTAATAAAAATGAATTTGATAACAAAATTAAGGACCAAATAGTTTTCGTTGATGATGATTCAGAAAAAGTATTAGCAATTTATATGGCACATCCTACTAAAGAATCAGAAATCAAACCTAAAAAAGTCTTTAATTAA
- the ribF gene encoding riboflavin biosynthesis protein RibF, whose translation MKVIEVTHPIQSKQYIKEDVAMAFGFFDGMHKGHDKVFDILNETAKARNLKKAVMTFDPHPSVVLNPKRKRTTYLTPLSDKIEKISQHDIDYCIVVNFSSRFANVSVEDFVENYIIKNHVKEVIAGFDFTFGKFGKGNMTVLQEYDAFNTTIVSKQEIENEKISTTSIRQDLINGELQKANEALGYIYSIKGTVVQGEKRGRTIGFPTANIQPSDDYLLPRKGVYAVSIEIGTENKLYRGVANIGVKPTFHDPSKAEVVIEVNIFDFEENIYGERVTVYWHHFLRPEIKFDGIDPLVKQMNDDKARAKYLLAVDFGDEVAYNI comes from the coding sequence ATGAAAGTCATAGAAGTGACACATCCTATTCAATCTAAACAGTATATTAAAGAGGATGTTGCAATGGCATTCGGATTTTTCGATGGCATGCATAAAGGTCATGATAAAGTCTTTGATATTTTAAATGAAACAGCTAAGGCACGAAATTTGAAAAAAGCGGTAATGACATTTGATCCGCATCCATCAGTCGTGCTTAATCCTAAAAGAAAGCGCACAACATATTTAACGCCGCTTTCAGATAAAATTGAAAAAATTAGTCAACATGATATTGATTATTGTATTGTTGTTAATTTTTCATCTAGATTTGCAAACGTGAGTGTCGAAGATTTTGTTGAAAATTATATTATTAAAAATCATGTTAAAGAAGTGATTGCAGGTTTTGATTTTACCTTCGGAAAGTTTGGAAAAGGTAATATGACCGTGCTACAAGAATATGATGCATTTAATACAACGATAGTTAGTAAACAAGAAATTGAAAACGAAAAAATTTCTACGACTTCAATCCGCCAAGATTTAATTAATGGTGAATTACAAAAAGCTAATGAAGCGTTGGGGTACATTTATTCAATAAAAGGCACTGTTGTACAAGGTGAAAAAAGAGGTAGAACAATTGGGTTCCCTACTGCTAATATTCAACCAAGTGATGACTATTTATTACCTAGAAAAGGTGTATACGCTGTTAGTATAGAAATTGGTACGGAAAACAAATTATACAGAGGTGTAGCAAATATAGGTGTTAAACCTACATTTCATGATCCAAGTAAAGCGGAAGTTGTCATAGAGGTAAATATTTTTGACTTTGAAGAAAATATTTATGGAGAACGTGTAACAGTCTATTGGCATCATTTCTTACGTCCTGAAATTAAATTTGATGGCATTGATCCACTAGTTAAACAGATGAATGATGATAAAGCACGTGCTAAATATTTATTAGCGGTTGATTTTGGTGATGAAGTAGCATATAATATTTAA
- the rpsO gene encoding 30S ribosomal protein S15, translating into MAISQERKNEIIKEYRVHETDTGSPEVQIAVLTAEINAVNDHLRTHKKDHHSRRGLLKMVGRRRHLLNYLRSKDIQRYRELIKSLGIRR; encoded by the coding sequence ATGGCAATTTCACAAGAACGTAAAAACGAAATCATTAAAGAATACCGTGTACACGAAACTGATACAGGTTCACCAGAAGTACAAATCGCTGTACTTACTGCTGAAATCAACGCAGTTAACGATCACTTACGTACACACAAAAAAGACCACCATTCACGTCGTGGATTATTAAAAATGGTTGGTCGTCGTAGACATTTATTAAACTACTTACGTAGTAAAGATATTCAACGTTACCGTGAATTAATTAAATCACTTGGTATCCGTCGTTAA
- the pnp gene encoding polyribonucleotide nucleotidyltransferase, translated as MSQEKKVFKTEWAGRSLTIETGQLAKQANGAVLVRYGDTVVLSTATASKEPRDGDFFPLTVNYEEKMYAAGKIPGGFKKREGRPGDDATLTARLIDRPIRPLFPKGYKHDVQIMNMVLSADPDCSPEMAAMIGSSMALSVSDIPFQGPIAGVNVGFIDGKYVINPTVEEKEVSRLDLEVAGHKDAVNMVEAGASEITEQEMLEAIFFGHEEIKRLVDFQQQIIDHIQPIKQEFIPVERDEALVERVKSLTEEKGLKETVLTFDKQQRDENLDNLKEEIVNEFVDEEDPENELLIKEVYAILNDLIKEEVRRLIADEKIRPDGRKPDEIRPLDSEVGILPRTHGSGLFTRGQTQALSVLTLGALGDYQLIDGLGPEEEKRFMHHYNFPNFSVGETGPVRAPGRREIGHGALGERALKYIIPDTADFPYTIRIVSEVLESNGSSSQASICGSTLALMDAGVPIKAPVAGIAMGLVTREDSYTILTDIQGMEDALGDMDFKVAGTKDGITAIQMDIKIDGLTREIIEEALEQARRGRLEIMDHMLQTIDQPRAELSAYAPKVVTMTIKPDKIRDVIGPGGKKINEIIDETGVKLDIEQDGTIFIGAVDQAMINRAREIIEEITREAEVGQTYQATVKRIEKYGAFVGLFPGKDALLHISQISKDRIEKVEDVLKIGDTIEVKITEIDKQGRVNASHRALEE; from the coding sequence ATGTCTCAAGAAAAGAAAGTTTTTAAAACTGAATGGGCAGGAAGATCTTTAACGATTGAAACTGGACAATTAGCTAAACAGGCTAATGGTGCTGTACTAGTTCGTTATGGTGATACAGTTGTATTATCAACTGCAACTGCTTCAAAAGAACCTCGTGATGGAGATTTCTTCCCGTTGACAGTGAACTATGAAGAAAAAATGTACGCTGCTGGTAAAATTCCTGGTGGTTTCAAAAAAAGAGAAGGTCGTCCGGGTGATGATGCAACGTTAACTGCGCGATTAATTGATAGACCGATTAGACCTTTATTCCCTAAAGGATATAAACACGATGTTCAAATTATGAATATGGTATTAAGTGCTGATCCTGATTGTTCACCAGAAATGGCTGCAATGATTGGTTCATCAATGGCGCTTAGCGTTTCTGATATTCCATTCCAAGGACCAATCGCTGGTGTAAATGTTGGTTTTATTGATGGTAAGTATGTCATCAATCCAACTGTAGAAGAAAAAGAAGTATCTCGTCTAGACCTTGAAGTAGCGGGACATAAAGACGCAGTTAACATGGTTGAAGCTGGTGCGAGTGAAATAACTGAACAAGAAATGTTAGAAGCTATCTTCTTTGGTCATGAAGAAATCAAACGTTTAGTTGATTTCCAACAACAAATCATTGACCACATTCAACCTATTAAACAAGAATTCATTCCTGTAGAACGTGATGAAGCTTTAGTAGAACGAGTGAAGTCATTGACTGAAGAAAAAGGACTAAAAGAAACTGTATTAACATTTGATAAACAACAACGTGATGAAAACCTTGACAATTTAAAAGAAGAAATCGTAAATGAATTTGTGGATGAAGAAGATCCTGAAAATGAATTATTAATTAAAGAAGTATATGCAATTTTAAATGACTTAATTAAAGAAGAAGTAAGACGTTTAATTGCAGATGAAAAAATTAGACCAGATGGACGTAAACCAGATGAAATCCGCCCATTAGATTCTGAGGTAGGCATTTTACCAAGAACACACGGTTCAGGTTTATTTACACGTGGTCAGACGCAAGCACTTTCAGTATTAACTTTAGGTGCTTTAGGAGATTATCAATTAATTGATGGTTTAGGACCTGAAGAAGAAAAACGATTTATGCATCATTATAATTTCCCGAATTTCTCAGTAGGTGAAACTGGTCCAGTACGTGCGCCAGGCCGTCGTGAAATCGGACATGGTGCGTTGGGCGAAAGAGCTTTAAAATATATTATTCCTGATACAGCAGACTTCCCATATACAATTCGTATTGTAAGTGAAGTGCTTGAATCAAATGGTTCATCTTCTCAAGCTTCAATTTGTGGTTCAACATTAGCGTTAATGGATGCAGGTGTACCGATTAAAGCGCCAGTTGCTGGTATCGCTATGGGGCTTGTTACACGTGAAGATAGCTATACAATTTTAACTGATATCCAAGGCATGGAAGACGCATTAGGTGATATGGACTTTAAAGTTGCTGGTACTAAAGATGGTATTACAGCAATTCAAATGGATATTAAAATTGACGGTTTAACACGTGAAATTATCGAGGAAGCATTAGAACAAGCAAGACGTGGTCGTTTAGAAATTATGGATCATATGCTTCAAACAATTGATCAACCACGTGCTGAATTAAGTGCTTATGCGCCGAAGGTTGTTACAATGACAATTAAACCAGATAAAATAAGAGACGTTATCGGACCAGGTGGAAAGAAAATCAACGAAATTATTGACGAGACAGGCGTTAAACTTGATATCGAACAAGACGGTACAATCTTTATTGGTGCTGTGGATCAAGCTATGATAAACCGTGCACGTGAAATCATTGAAGAAATCACACGTGAAGCGGAAGTTGGTCAAACATATCAAGCGACTGTTAAACGTATCGAAAAATACGGTGCTTTTGTAGGTCTATTCCCAGGTAAAGATGCCTTACTTCACATTTCACAAATTTCTAAAGACCGTATTGAAAAAGTTGAAGATGTTTTAAAAATTGGCGACACAATTGAAGTTAAGATTACAGAAATTGATAAGCAAGGTCGTGTGAACGCTTCACACAGAGCATTAGAAGAATAA
- a CDS encoding ribonuclease J translates to MSLIKKKNKDIRIIPLGGVGEIAKNMYIVEVDDEMFMLDAGLMFPEDEMLGIDIVIPDISYVLENKDKLKGIFLTHGHEHAIGAVSYVLEQLDAPVYGSKLTIALIKENMKARNIDKKVRYYTVNNDSIMRFKNVNISFFNTTHSIPDSLGVCIHTSYGAIVYTGEFKFDQSLHGHYAPDIKRMAEIGEEGVFVLISDSTEAEKPGYNTPENVIEHHMYDAFAKVRGRLIVSCYASNFIRIQQVLNIASKLNRKVSFLGRSLESSFNIARKMGYFDIPKDLLIPITEVDNYPKNEVIIIATGMQGEPVEALSQMAQHKHKIMNIEEGDSVFLAITASANMEVIIANTLNELVRAGAHIIPNNKKIHASSHGCMEELKMMINIMKPEYFIPVQGEFKMQIAHAKLAAEAGVAPEKIFLVEKGDVINYNGKEMILNEKVNSGNILIDGIGIGDVGNIVLRDRHLLAEDGIFIAVVTLDPKNRRIAAGPEIQSRGFVYVRESEDLLQEAEDKVREIVEAGLQEKRIEWSEIKQNMRDQISKLLFESTKRRPMIIPVISEI, encoded by the coding sequence TTGAGTTTAATAAAGAAAAAGAATAAAGATATTCGCATTATACCACTAGGTGGTGTTGGCGAAATCGCTAAAAATATGTATATCGTTGAAGTAGACGATGAAATGTTTATGTTAGATGCTGGACTTATGTTTCCAGAAGATGAAATGTTAGGTATTGATATAGTTATACCGGATATTTCGTATGTATTAGAAAATAAAGATAAGTTAAAAGGTATATTCCTTACACACGGACACGAACATGCAATTGGTGCAGTGAGTTATGTTCTTGAACAATTAGATGCACCAGTTTATGGATCTAAATTAACTATAGCGTTGATTAAAGAAAATATGAAAGCCCGTAACATTGATAAAAAAGTTCGCTATTACACAGTTAATAACGATTCAATTATGAGATTTAAAAACGTTAATATTAGTTTCTTTAATACAACACATAGTATTCCTGATAGTTTAGGCGTATGTATCCATACTTCATATGGTGCAATCGTTTATACTGGAGAATTTAAGTTCGATCAAAGTTTACATGGACATTATGCTCCGGATATTAAACGTATGGCTGAAATTGGTGAAGAAGGCGTATTTGTATTAATTAGTGATTCTACAGAAGCTGAGAAACCTGGATACAATACACCTGAAAATGTAATCGAACATCATATGTATGACGCTTTTGCTAAAGTACGTGGTCGCTTGATTGTGTCATGTTATGCATCTAACTTTATACGTATCCAACAAGTATTGAATATTGCAAGTAAGTTAAATAGAAAAGTATCATTTTTAGGTAGATCACTTGAAAGTTCATTTAATATTGCGCGTAAAATGGGATACTTCGATATTCCTAAAGATTTGCTTATTCCTATAACAGAAGTTGATAATTATCCTAAAAACGAAGTAATTATCATTGCGACAGGTATGCAAGGAGAGCCAGTTGAAGCATTGAGCCAAATGGCGCAACACAAACATAAAATTATGAATATTGAAGAAGGCGATTCTGTATTTTTAGCAATTACAGCATCAGCAAATATGGAAGTAATCATTGCAAATACGCTTAATGAACTAGTTCGTGCGGGTGCACATATTATTCCTAATAATAAAAAGATTCATGCATCAAGTCATGGTTGTATGGAAGAATTGAAAATGATGATAAACATCATGAAACCTGAATACTTCATTCCTGTACAAGGTGAATTCAAAATGCAAATTGCACACGCAAAGTTAGCAGCAGAAGCAGGTGTTGCACCTGAAAAGATTTTCCTTGTTGAAAAAGGAGATGTCATTAATTACAACGGTAAAGAAATGATATTAAATGAAAAGGTCAATTCAGGTAATATTTTAATTGATGGTATAGGTATAGGGGATGTAGGAAATATTGTCTTACGAGACCGTCATCTTTTAGCGGAAGATGGTATCTTTATTGCTGTTGTAACGTTAGATCCTAAAAATAGACGCATTGCTGCAGGCCCTGAAATTCAGTCTCGTGGTTTTGTATATGTACGTGAAAGTGAAGATTTATTGCAAGAAGCAGAAGATAAAGTTCGTGAGATTGTAGAAGCAGGTTTACAAGAAAAGCGTATTGAATGGTCTGAAATTAAGCAAAATATGCGCGATCAAATTAGTAAACTTTTATTCGAAAGTACGAAACGTCGTCCTATGATTATTCCAGTTATTTCTGAAATTTAA